The region gccctgcagagatgagttgactatactctgctgcatcccaaggcggtgtttctggcctttgagaaccccaagcATCAGCGCCACCTTCGCGATTCATCCTTTCCGCGTCTCGATTCTTTTCCGACATGTTCTCAATCACTGGATGATCAAAAAGGCATCAATAATCCACAAgaattgtattcttctgctgcttgCACATGGAAGATAGGGATGGCAAGCAACAGGTCAAAATAGGTGGCAATTGTCATCATACACAAGCGGCAACTGTCGTTACACACAAGTGGCAATTATTTTTTCCCACCCTCTTCATTCAAAAAATCGTCCTTCCTGCCCTTTTTAGGGATTCCTACTCATCCATTTCATACCCAACTACTTAAGTGCCTAAACTAGGCACCTAAGTTAACCTCAaacgtagtacatggcagatctggtgTATTCTGCCTGGCAATTGCGAATATACACCGAACCATGCAGTGTTCTACCCCTATAGTATGGACCCAGTACAAGATCGGGAGATTTTCAGCCTTAAGGATGAGAGGGAAGGACGAGATCAAGAATTTTCACCTGGTTTTAGTTGATCGTGTCTGGAGGGCTGGATTGGAGTGGGCGGCTGGGGATGGGAAGGGTTAGGGTGTGGTTTGGGGTCGGAGCGCCCTACGGATCTgccctggttgccatggcaaccagggaTGGCCGGCGACGGATGTCGGGGTTCGACGGATGAAACGGAGGCGTGGATCGGCTGGGTCGTGCGGGCAGCCGGTCTTCTGGCCCGGACGGGGCAGTGCGGGCGGGTTTGCCACACACCGAACGTGCGGGCCGTGCTTTTGTGCGCTCGGACGTGGTCGTGCGGGCCGATCTCCGTCTATGCCGCACGAGGCGTGCGGGCGAGTTCCTATCgacgccacacgtgtggcagttattcggACCCAAAAGGAATAAGGATCCCCCTCTCGCGTCCAGACTGCAAATTCCAGTATTTAAGCGCGCCACCTCCATCTCCGCTTTATTTTCTCTCAACAACTCCCCTTCGATCCATCCGTTGCCGATTGAGTccatatcatcatcatcagcagTTCTAAAAGGTAATTAATTATCATCATGGACCTTCttcggatctctctctctctctccctctctctcatcgcTCAATCCAGCGGATGGTGCTTCTTGCATGCCTGCTATGTCGTGCTTCTGTTTCATCCATGATTCAAGCTTTCTATGATCTGTTTGGTTGATTTCTAGAGGGCCAAAAGGAAGTGATGGAGCACGGCGAGCAGGAGCAGCACGCCATGGACCTGCCGCCGGGCTTCCGCTTCCaccccaccgacgaggagctcatcACGCACTACCTGGCCAAGAAGGTCGCCGACGCCCGCTTCGCCGCCCTCGCCGTCTCCGTCGCCGACCTCAACAAGTGCGAGCCCTGGGACCTGCCATGTAAGCACCTCTTCATGCACCAACCTATGTGATCCATACGATAGAACCCACGAGCTACCGAATTGATCAGTCGACATGCATGCAGCGCTGGCTAGGATGGGGGAGAAGGAGTGGTACTTCTTCTGCCTCAAGGACCGCAAGTACCCGACGGGGCTGAGGACCAACAGGGCCACCGAGTCCGGGTACTGGAAGGCCACCGGCAAGGACAAGGACATCTTCAGGGGCAAGGCCCTCGTCGGCATGAAGAAGACGCTCGTCTTCTACACCGGGAGGGCGCCCAAGGGCGATAAGTCCGGCTGGGTCATGCACGAGTACCGCCTCAACGCCAAGCTCCACGCCGCCAGCACCAGCCGCGGCTCCCTCTCCGGCGGCAGGGCCGCATCGTCCAAGGTAGCAACATCTTTTCACCATGCATGTGTGTATCTTGCTTGTGATCGATCATATATACTTGGTCATTCGTAGTAACCACCGGCCGGCCGGTTCTCTTTGTAGAACGAGTGGGTGCTGTGCAGGGTGTTCAAGAAGAGCCTTGTAGGCGGCGTAGTGTCGTCGGCGCCGGCGTCGTCCGCAGCAAAGAAAGGCGGCGTGGGGATGATCGAGGAGATAGGGTCCTCCGTGGCCGATGTCACCCCGCTCCCTCCGCTCCTGGACATGTCCGgctccggcgcctccttcgtcgacCCGGCGGCGCACGTGACCTGCTTCTCCAACAACGCGCTGGAGGCGGGTCAGTTCTTCAACCCGACGGCGACGGGCGGCTGCGCCACGGACGCGGACCACCACGGGCTAGCCTCGTCATACTCCCCGTTGGCAAGCTTCACGCAGTACGGGGGGCAGCTGCACCACGGCGTGAGCCTGAGCCTGGTGCAGCTCCTGGAGAGCAGCGGGTACCACCGTGGTCTCGCCGACGACATGGCGCCGTGCGGCAACCAGCAGCAGCCGGCCGCGTGCAAGGGCGAGCGGGAGAGGCTGAGCGCGTCGCAGGACACCGGGCTCACCTCCGACGTGAACCCCGAGATCTCTTCTTCCTTCGGCCAAACGTTCGACCACGAGCCCGCGCCGTGGGGCTACTGACCAAGCAAGCTCTCCGCATGCACCGCGTTCGTGGCGAAGGATGGATGGATTATTAGCATTTACCGGTGCTAGATTACTGTAAATAAGCCCGCGAGGGATCAAGCTAGCACCGGCCGTTAATTAGCTTCATTGTGGTGTGATCTGTATAGTTGTAGATTAATCAGCAGTGTGGTGATTTGGGGGTGTAATTAGCATTACTGTATTGGGATCCATCGACATACTAGTATATTTCATTATCATTTTGCCAGCTTAATTATAATCAATCAACTAGATATTAGCAAGTTGGCAGCTGCGTTCGTTAAGTGAAGATATAGACTAATTGTCTAATAAGTATATTGTATGTTGTGAGTAGCTAGCTAGTGTGTGATGATCTCATGACGGAAACCTAACAGTTTGACTTGTTGTGATAGTAGTTAGTACCGCTAGCTAATCTAGCAATTAGACCTTAAAAGATTCGGTGGCGCCGGAGCTCTGCGCCATTACTGTCTTGCTACCTTTGGCCCATGACTGGCATGTCTCAACCATCACACGCAAATCTAATCCCGATTACTGTCCTTGGGCGCGGATCACATCACGTCGCCACCCTTGCACAGTGCGCATGACATGACATGATGTGGGCGAGCTTGGTATTAGGGTTGGCAAACCGCAACAACACATAACAACACTCGTGTCACCAATTTGGTTCCCCGTGCCTTGTCTCAATGCCTGTGTGCCCCCCTAATGATTCGATGATCAGCTCCGTGGCATCTGATCGAGTGGGTCCCACACCTCCTTAGTAGAGCATCTGCTGTTTTCAATCAAAATCATGGTGGATCCAGTTCAtgaaaattactactccctccgtcccataatgtaagacatttctttgagtgtcaaaaaacgtcttacattatgagacggagggagtattatatagtGTATGTTGCATGATTATCTTATTGAAAGAGAATTAGGGAGTATGTGGCAGGAAGCAGGGGCCGGTTAGGTCAGCTAaccagatagagagagagagaccgagCTTCGCTACCATGCATGTCCATGGCCAGGGAGGGAGCTGATGAGCGAATGCGGCAAGGACATGTGTGCAGTCTCTGGATCCTCTTGGGCCGTCGGTGTGGGGCACCTGCCATAGTTTAAGATATCTCCTCTCTGTTTTAGTGTGTCTCGTATCTCTGAACATCATCTCCTCCGGAAATATATTCCCCTCCTGTCTGATTAAATATTTTGGTAGGGGCACAAGTGTCGATTTGACGGGTGTTCCAACTTCCGGCGATTCATCTATAGCTGCCTACCACTAGTCTGATGAGTTCAGGAACAAAGTCTCTGTACAACGTACTGTTGCATCCACTTTGTTGGGCGACCGGGGGGGCTCCAACCCTACCCGTCGGGTCACcgctccttcctctccctcctctccgTCACCGTCGTTGGTCGGCGCTGGGCATAGCCTGTGCGTGCGACGGAGGCGGAGGCACTCCTCCTTCTCATGGGTCATAGAGTGACGCGAGGCGCCCAGGCTCGAGGGTGTGACCCCGATCTGGACTGCGGCGGCGTCGATCTGGTTCATGACGGCCCAAATCTGGACTAAGGCGGTGTGGCGGCCGACCGGCATCCTAATGGCGGCTGTGGTGGCAGTGTCGGCGACGGCCATGGCTGTGGCGCGGCAGTGTCGGAGGCGGCGCGGGCTGCGGGCGCGGCGGTCTGCCCtattcgggcggcggcggcgatgcgccATCTGCCTttggatcggcggcggcggcatggagggcctggtggtcgCGTCGGCGGCACCTGCGGTTAGATATGTTCTGACCGATGCAGCCGATGGTGGTGGTCATCTCTTTCGTCAGGGGTGGCCGGCCTGCGGCTGGTGGTCGAATCTTGAGATCCGTCAGCTACTCCCGGATACGAGTTGgggagacatagttgccggtgaaaaccgagccgttgCTGGGCGATGGCGGCTTTTGCGCCGTAACCTTGATGAAGTTGTCGTCGTGTAACTGTTGTCGACTCACTCGTGctgcttcgggggaaaccctaggatctggtcttccagatcggacgatggcggtacTATGGTGtcgtctctcttgggagcatcatttGTGGAGTAGCGTTGCAAGACAGAggaaggaggtggagcggcttcgtcttgcacggagcttcagtGGAGCTGTCAAGTCATGCCTAGCTGACAGGTGCTACGCTGAGTCATGCCTTATTGGTAGGTGCTACGCACGACGGATCTTCCAGAGTCTCCGCGTCTGGACGGACGAGCGCAGGGCGGTGGCGCCGTTGggtgccgtggtggcgtcgacggatgtCCGGAATAGCAAGGAAGGTGCGGATGTCTCTGTTGAGAATAGTCTAGAATCATCTAGATATCTTGTACGGTTGGTTTAAGACAGAAGATAAGACTAGACCGAACCTTCCTAGTTTGTTAAGATTCGTAGCTTTCCTCTTATCatcttgtactccaagtcttgCCTTGTATATGCCATGATCTAGGGCTATTCTGATCCTATATAAACACGCAATCAGCGGCCTACCAAGGTAGGTTGATACGCTTCCAAACTTACATGGTAATCAGAGTCCCCCTTCCAAAACGCATCTAGCtttccttcccatcgccatggcctcTTCATCCCACGCCCCTGTCAACCCACTTACGAGCCAAATCACCGAGGAATTAACTCGGGAAAATTACCTTCTGTGGAAAACCCAATTTCTTCCCCAGATCTGAGCCGCCTCTCTGTATGGATACCTTGATGGATCCACTCCCGAACCAGAAAAGTTCATCGCCGACAAGGATGGCAAGCCCACGAGCGCTCCCAATCCGCTGCACGGCGCGTGGATCATCCAGGACCAGCAGGTGCTCACGTACCTGATGAACTCCGTCTCCAAGGAGGCCCTCACGCAGATGGTATCGGTTGAGACGATGCACGCGGCCTGGACTGTGTTGAAGAACATGTTCTCTTCACAGTCCCACTCCTGCGTCAACAATCTTCACATCGCCCTCGCCAATGCGCAGAAGGGCAATCAACCTGTTCCCGTCTACTTCTCCCGGATGCGGTCGCTCGCCGACGAGCTTGCGGCCGCCGGCAGGCCCATAGAAGACGACGAGCTCATCTCCTTCATCCTGGCCGGCCTCTACCTTGACTACAACCCTCTGGTATCCGCCCTTGATGCTCGCACTGAGCCTGTTACTCTCGATGTCCTGTACTCGCAGATGGCCAACTTCGATCAGCGGGTGGAGTTGTTCCACGGCTCTAGCAGCAACGGCGGCTTCAAGTCTTCCGCAAACGCTGCAGCTCGCGGGCGGGGCTACCAGCATGGACTAGGGATGTCTCGTGGACGAGGCAATGGCCGTGGCAATCCTGGCCAAGGTCGCGGCTACACTAGCAGCAATGCCCCTCCCTCCTACAACACCAATAAGGGGAGGGGGGCAATCTGGCGGACCAGGAGGACCAGGACCACATGGTGGCAGCTTCCGCAACAACAACCGGCCTCAGTGTCAGATCTGCAGCAAGACGGGTCATATCGCCATGGACGTTGGTACCGGTTCACGGAGGACTACCTTCCAGAAGAAAAGGTGGGCGCATCTGCAACAACAAACTCCTACGGGATAGATACCAACTGGTATGCGGACAGAGGCGCCACCAACCATATCACCGGCGAGCTCGAGAAGCTCACCATCTGTGACAAGTATTATGGGGGTGATCAAGTCCACACAGCTGATGGTGCAGGTATGAGCATTAGCCATATTGGACACTCCATTGTTAACACCAAAGATCAAAATTTTCATCTAAATCAAGTCCTATATGTCCCCACTGCCTCACAAAGTCTACTTTTTGTTCATCGCTTCACCCTTGACAATCATGTTTATGTTGAGTTTTGGCCTTATTTCTTTTTCATTAAGGACCAGGTCACGGGGAGGGTGCTGCATCGAGGCAGATGTAGAGGAGGACTCTATCCATTGATTTCATCTAGGACGTCAAATAAACATGCATGTGGTGCCATCAAGATATCTTCTTCACGGTGGCACGCTCGGCTTGGTCATCCATCTTTTTCAATAGTTCAACATGTGCTTAGGAATAATAAACTCTCTTATCATGGGGAGCCAAATAATGAGTCGGTATGTGACTCATGCCAACGTGCAAAAGTCACCAATTACCTTATCCAGTGTCTACTAGTGTATCTACCAAACCTCTTGAGTTGattttttctgatgtatggggaGATGCCCCTCTTTCTGTTGGTCGATACAAATATTATGTTAGCTTCATCGATGATTATACTAAATTTTCGTGGATTTATCTTACTAAGAAAAAATCCGATGTCTTTGAAGTCTTTCAAAATTTCCAAGCACATGTTGAACGTCAATTTGCTTCAAAAATTCTTGCCATCCAATCCGATTGGGGTGGCGAATAT is a window of Triticum dicoccoides isolate Atlit2015 ecotype Zavitan chromosome 2B, WEW_v2.0, whole genome shotgun sequence DNA encoding:
- the LOC119364504 gene encoding NAC domain-containing protein 92-like; amino-acid sequence: MEHGEQEQHAMDLPPGFRFHPTDEELITHYLAKKVADARFAALAVSVADLNKCEPWDLPSLARMGEKEWYFFCLKDRKYPTGLRTNRATESGYWKATGKDKDIFRGKALVGMKKTLVFYTGRAPKGDKSGWVMHEYRLNAKLHAASTSRGSLSGGRAASSKNEWVLCRVFKKSLVGGVVSSAPASSAAKKGGVGMIEEIGSSVADVTPLPPLLDMSGSGASFVDPAAHVTCFSNNALEAGQFFNPTATGGCATDADHHGLASSYSPLASFTQYGGQLHHGVSLSLVQLLESSGYHRGLADDMAPCGNQQQPAACKGERERLSASQDTGLTSDVNPEISSSFGQTFDHEPAPWGY